In Melospiza melodia melodia isolate bMelMel2 chromosome 11, bMelMel2.pri, whole genome shotgun sequence, the following proteins share a genomic window:
- the KIAA0040 gene encoding uncharacterized protein KIAA0040 homolog — MQQKISSFFNSILELIRTKHEEGIFNTVCLAVLLGLPFVVLLAFIFICCHCCFCRRRGGSTGKGGSSSNGQLHADRNKKKKKKKKKQDEEDLWISAQPKLLLLDKRPSLPI; from the coding sequence ATGCAGCAGAAGATCAGCTCTTTCTTTAATTCCATCTTGGAGCTCATCCGTACCAAGCATGAGGAAGGCATCTTCAACACCGTCTGCCTGGCCGTGCTCCTGGGTCTGCCCTTTGTTGTCCTCCTGGCCTTCATTTtcatctgctgccactgctgcttctgcagaagGAGGGGAGGAAGCACAGGGAAAGGTGGCTCCAGCAGCAATGGGCAGCTGCATGCTGAcagaaacaagaagaaaaagaagaagaagaagaagcaggatGAGGAGGACCTGTGGATTTCAGCTCAGCCCAAGCTGCTCTTGCTGGACAAGAGACCCTCCTTGCCCATCTAG